A genome region from Ktedonobacterales bacterium includes the following:
- a CDS encoding acetyl-CoA carboxylase carboxyltransferase subunit alpha codes for MAYDLDFEKPLAEIDQKISRLRRKAEKLKPEERKQIGAWEAELHEKTVEIYSNLNSWQCVQVARHKDRPYTLDYIKLMCDDFFELRGDRHFGDDRAIQGGLAVIAGRTVMLMGNQKGRDTKERIECSFGMAHPEGFRKAMRLMKQAEKFGIPVVTLIDIAGAAIDLGAEERGQSQAIGENLLVMAQLGVPLVAVIIGEGGSGGALALGMGNRVLMLEYSIYTVAAPEAAASIIWRDTVYAPQTAEAMKVKARDLYQLGLVDELIAEPLGGAHRNHEEAARNLKTAILKHLDALTPLSSEQLARQRFEKFRAVGKFAVDDPVAVRS; via the coding sequence ATGGCTTACGATCTGGATTTTGAGAAACCACTCGCTGAAATTGACCAGAAGATCAGCAGGTTACGGCGCAAAGCGGAGAAGCTGAAACCAGAGGAGCGCAAGCAGATCGGGGCATGGGAAGCGGAACTGCACGAGAAGACTGTCGAAATCTATAGCAACCTGAACTCGTGGCAGTGTGTCCAGGTGGCGCGCCATAAAGACCGGCCCTATACGCTTGATTACATCAAGCTGATGTGTGACGATTTCTTTGAACTGCGCGGTGATCGCCATTTTGGCGATGATCGCGCTATCCAGGGCGGGCTGGCGGTCATTGCCGGGCGTACCGTCATGCTGATGGGCAACCAGAAGGGGCGCGATACCAAAGAACGTATTGAATGCTCGTTTGGCATGGCGCATCCTGAGGGTTTTCGCAAAGCGATGCGTCTGATGAAACAGGCGGAGAAGTTTGGCATCCCTGTGGTGACACTGATTGACATTGCGGGCGCTGCTATTGATCTAGGCGCTGAGGAGCGGGGGCAATCGCAGGCGATTGGGGAAAATCTGCTGGTGATGGCGCAGCTTGGCGTGCCTCTGGTGGCGGTGATTATTGGGGAGGGTGGCAGCGGCGGCGCGCTGGCGCTGGGGATGGGCAATCGGGTGCTGATGCTGGAGTACAGTATCTATACGGTGGCCGCGCCAGAAGCGGCGGCTTCGATCATCTGGCGCGATACCGTCTATGCGCCGCAGACAGCCGAGGCGATGAAGGTCAAGGCGCGCGACCTGTATCAGCTTGGTCTGGTAGATGAGTTGATTGCTGAGCCGCTGGGGGGAGCGCACCGCAACCACGAGGAGGCGGCCAGAAACCTCAAGACGGCCATCCTGAAACATCTGGACGCGCTGACGCCGCTGAGTTCGGAGCAATTGGCGCGGCAGCGTTTCGAGAAGTTCCGGGCCGTTGGTAAGTTTGCTGTTGATGATCCGGTGGCTGTGCGTAGCTGA